In Hippoglossus stenolepis isolate QCI-W04-F060 chromosome 13, HSTE1.2, whole genome shotgun sequence, a single genomic region encodes these proteins:
- the LOC118120197 gene encoding taste receptor type 2 member 8-like, protein MARQQLDLSDQAFVLINAPLIFVSLTANIFYACCLISLSHSRQKLKQPLKTILECLDRKDLKWFAVSWVMVLYFMNNSMMCYVRLNFYYYVQIVPARRALWIWLKRNIKSFMIWAFLLDQMVLLLNVIASVTSQCFKSYPNSTRTECSSDLGFFNFVCFYIFMAYILVCLCVTSVSSFSMILYLYRHIRNVALSGSCFNAPRIQRHMRVAVTGACQGAVYFLYAIYYLFTSFSEVYSSNFFLGYWALFTVTSLFISGTTVNLGIGQAVFRQRAVRMWTALKALCKVGMVTGDGQLTSG, encoded by the exons ATGGCACGTCAACAGCTCGATCTCAGTGATCAGGCTTTTGTACTGATCAATGCTCCTCTCATCTTCGTCAGCCTCACTGCGAACATCTTCTACGCGTGTTGTTTGATCTCCCTGTCGCACAGCCGACAGAAACTCAAGCAGCCGTTGAAGACCATTCTGGAATGTCTT GACCGTAAAGACTTAAAATGGTTTGCCGTGTCCTGGGTGATGGTGCTGTACTTCATGAACAACAGCATGATGTGTTACGTTCGGCTAAACTTCTACTACTATGTCCAGATTGTCCCTGCACGTCGAGCTCTTTGGATCTGGTTAAAGAGGAACATAAAGTCCTTCATGATCTGGGCCTTTCTTCTCGACCAGATGGTTCTTCTGCTCAACGTCATTGCGAGTGTGACAAGTCAATGTTTCAAGAGCTACCCTAACAGCACAAGGACAGAATGTAGCTCTGACCTGGGCTTCTTcaactttgtttgtttctacaTCTTCATGGCTTACAtcctggtgtgtctgtgtgtcacgaGCGTTTCTAGCTTCTCAATGATCCTTTACCTCTACAGACACATTAGAAACGTGGCACTGAGCGGCAGCTGCTTCAACGCGCCGAGGATTCAAAGACATATGAGAGTAGCGGTCACTGGGGCCTGCCAAGGAGCCGTGTACTTCCTCTATGCCATCTACTACCTCTTTACCTCATTCAGTGAAGTCTACTCGTCGAACTTTTTCTTAGGTTACTGGGCCCTTTTCACTGTCACCTCACTGTTCATATCAGGCACCACGGTCAACCTGGGGATCGGTCAGGCTGTATTCAGGCAAAGGGCAGTCAGAATGTGGACGGCACTCAAAGCACTGTGTAAAGTTGGCATGGTAACAGGCGATGGCCAGCTGACATCGGGTTAA
- the heg1 gene encoding protein HEG has protein sequence METWFLNHVLGLSLSLLLLLGLPRPLGAGTPASNSSDPGSSISSISSGSSSGSSSSISSISSGSISSSGSSSGWKDLGITDLVPSVSHPVSWKARSWTLTEDASLPQDHPDTTLRLRDATALASQTAIHTDRTYTSSANSRGRERTLLSVTSSSNNSTSSAFTEDSNSHQPPSTWGVPARATETEDYTHSAPSTRTDSRDATDEHMTQSFKGTFSETGSPEGSRGTQSLTQPPNATWHQQTSESEETSDSTPPLSVTELSTDQSDVTVSSTPPVTSATGGPTSISGTEVETVSDVGSSTEASQSFSTLNQEGTEGLSSQTREETMGPGLTTAPPTVRSNTHDMDDFLTDTPVLVTEVSLNTSPVTVTERSQITEEDTFKAFPSSTISTSSPPLPATSSSRFSSTSTSSSTTSELLTEATVTYTTPPTTASTPALQTTAGHTTRRASTSQTQGPSTESANPTKGTTLQIETGTLGGTTSHDQYVTTPITHSTPTRSTEVLHSTGRPSERGTTELVVTTSPTDIQPTKAPPPPPPRNPCMSNPCLNGGMCVSYKRHQFTCQCQQAWTGPTCNQDMDECERDPCPVGSRCVNTRGSFSCECALGFDLEDGRTCTRAKTFLGTFSFNRLPQDPVILKSSTMHEIQREIIQLLNASLSVLQGYSRSTLSKKEEDGLRIFAVNMFSISTDVTSAEVYNSIQMSLSNCSSSMAHCRMVLNRQFTYTVESLCVAQKAQCDTERSTCTDSGGTAYCQCLQGYYKHNPEDLSCLDCGDGYKLENGTCVLCTFGFGGFNCGNFYKLIAIVVSPAGGAMLLILIIALTVTCCRKDKNDINKIIFKSGDLQMSPYADFPKNNRISMEWGRETIEMQENGSTKNLLQMTDIYYSPALRNSDLERNGLYPFTGLPGSRHSCIYPAQWNPSFISDDSRRRDYF, from the exons cagcatcaGTAGCATTAGCAGCGGCAGTAGCAGcggtagcagcagcagcatcagtagTATTAGCAGCGGCAGCATCAgtagcagcggcagcagcagtggctggaAGGACTTAGGTATCACAGACCTGGTGCCCAGCGTCTCCCACCCTGTGTCCTGGAAGGCCAGATCCTGGACGTTGACAGAGGACGCCAGCCTGCCCCAGGACCACCCAGACACCACTCTGCGGCTGCGAGACGCCACAGCCTTGGCGTCGCAGACAGCCATCCACACCGACCGCACCTACACTTCCTCGGCCAACAGCCGAGGAAGGGAGAGGACCCTGCTGTccgtcacctcctcctctaACAACAGCACCTCCTCTGCATTCACAGAGGATTCCAACTCCCATCAGCCCCCCTCTACCTGGGGTGTTCCGGCTCGGGCCACAGAGACTGAGGACTACACCCACAGCGCCCCATCCACTCGGACTGACAGCAGGGACGCAACAGACGAACACATGACCCAGTCCTTCAAGGGGACGTTTTCAGAGACTGGGAGCCCAGAAGGGTCCAGAGGAACCCAGAGTTTAACTCAACCACCAAACGCCACCTGGCATCAACAAACATCAGAGTCTGAGGAGACCTCCGACTCGACGCCGCCTCTCAGTGTGACAGAGCTCAGCACTGACCAATCAGACGTAACAGTTTCCTCCACGCCTCCTGTCACCTCAGCCACAGGAGGTCCGACCAGCATCTCAGGGACAGAGGTGGAGACGGTATCTGATGTGGGAAGCTCCACCGAGGCCTCGCAGAGCTTCAGCACTCTGAACCAGGAGGGCACCGAGGGGCTGTCATcccagaccagagaggagactATGGGCCCGGGTCTGACAACAGCGCCTCCTACAGTCAGAAGCAATACACATGATATGGATGACTTTCTGACAGACACTCCAGTGCTGGTTACTGAAGTCTCTCTCAACACTTCACCTGTTACTGTCACAGAAAG ATCACAGATAACAGAAGAAGATACTTTTAAAGccttcccctcctccaccaTATCCACCAGCAGCCCTCCTCTACCAGCGACCTCATCCTCCCGTttcagcagcaccagcaccagcagcagcacgacGTCAGAGTTACTCACCGAGGCCACCGTCACTTACACCACACCCCCCACCACAGCCTCCACCCCAGCCCTGCAGACCACAGCAGGGCACACAACTCGCCGTGCGTCAACGAGCCAAACCCAGGGTCCCTCAACAGAGAGTGCTAACCCCACAAAAGGCACCACCCTGCAGATAGAAACAGGCACTCTGGGAGGTACCACCTCTCACGACCAGTATGTCACCACGCCCATCACCCACAGCACCCCGACCAGGAGCACAGAGGTCCTGCACTCCACCGGGAGACCGAGTGAGAGGGGGACCACAGAGCTGGTGGTTACTACGTCACCCACTGACATCCAACCCACCAAGgcaccgccaccaccaccaccaa GAAACCCCTGTATGTCAAACCCTTGTTTGAACGGAGGGATGTGTGTGAGCTACAAAAGGCATCAGTTCACCTGTCAATGTCAGCAGGCGTGGACGGGACCGACCTGCAACCAGG ATATGGATGAATGTGAGAGGGACCCCTGCCCGGTTGGCTCCAGGTGCGTGAACACACGAGGCTCCTTCAGCTGCGAATGTGCGCTCGGCTTCGACCTCGAGGACGGACGCACCTGCACCAGAG CAAAGACATTTCTGGGAACGTTCAGCTTCAACAGGCTGCCACAAGACCCTGTAATCTTGAAGAGCTCCACCATGCATGAGATCCAGAGGGAGATTATTCAGCTG CTCAATGCGTCGTTGTCAGTCCTTCAAGGCTACAGCCGCTCGACTCTGAGTAAGAA agaagaGGACGGGCTTCGTATCTTTGCTGTCAACATGTTTTCCATCTCCACCGATGTGACGAGCGCTGAAGTCTACAACAGCATCCAGATGTCTCTGAGCAACTGCAGCTCTTCCATGGCGCACTGCCGTATGGTCCTGAACCGCCAATTCACTTATACCG TGgagagtctgtgtgtggctCAGAAGGCTCAGTGTGACACCGAGCGCTCCACGTGCACAGACAGCGGAGGCACAGCGTACTGCCAGTGTCTTCAAGGATACTACAAACACAATCCTGAGGACTTGTCCTGTCTCG ATTGTGGGGATGGCTACAAGCTGGAAAACGGCACCTGTGTCCT GTGCACGTTTGGATTTGGAGGATTCAACTGTGGAAATT TTTACAAGCTGATCGCAATTGTGGTatcacctgcagggggcgctatgctcctcatcctcatcatcgcTCTCACTGTCACTTGCTGCAG GAAAGATAAGAATGACATTAACAAGATCATCTTCAAGAGTGGAGATCTGCAGATGTCCCCTTACGCTGACTTCCCCAAAAATAACCGCATATCCATGGAGTGGGGCCGAGAGACGATCGAGATGCAAGAGAACGGCAGCACCAAGAACCTGCTGCAGATGACTGACATTTACTATTCT CCCGCGTTGCGTAACTCGGACCTGGAGAGAAATGGCCTGTACCCGTTCACAGGTCTGCCGGGCTCTCGCCACTCCTGCATCTACCCCGCCCAGTGGAACCCCTCCTTCATTAGTGATGATTCACGAAGAAGAGACTACTTCTAA